From one Pempheris klunzingeri isolate RE-2024b chromosome 5, fPemKlu1.hap1, whole genome shotgun sequence genomic stretch:
- the LOC139201882 gene encoding transmembrane emp24 domain-containing protein 6-like has translation MLFRVSCVFLVLVFWTVVLGGALTNPHPNMTDQELFWGADQYDFSVVLPAAGLQCFWHFAHRGESFYLSFMVQWVTGVGHDRHLSVSMNAPSGLLVSTVDDAKGQINFEAKETGFYQMCFSNFHNRFGTMQVFLSFGVYYDGLQDTASKEEEKKKKKEEVSRELNNTLSVIQDASARVENYVFHMFRYYNFGRMRKSADYFLLLSNSHYITWMSTALSLLIVTCGYLQLLFLKRLFVTKSGAEDEKPRC, from the exons ATGCTCTTCAgggtttcctgtgtgtttcttgtCCTGGTGTTTTGGACTGTGGTTCTGGGGGGGGCCCTGACGAACCCCCACCCCAACATGACGGACCAGGAGCTGTTCTGGGGCGCAGACCAGTACGACTTCTCCGTGGTGCTTCCTGCTGCGGGGCTGCAGTGTTTCTGGCACTTTGCTCACCGAGGAGAGAGCTTCTACCTGAGCTTCATG gtcCAGTGGGTGACGGGGGTCGGCCATGACAGACACCTGTCTGTCAGCATGAATGCTCCCAGCGGTCTGTTGGTGTCGACTGTTGACGACGCAAAGGGTCAGATCAACTTTGAGGCCAAAGAAacag gttTCTATCAGATGTGTTTCAGCAACTTCCACAACCGCTTCGGCACCATGCAGGTCTTCCTCAGCTTCGGTGTTTATTATGACGGCCTCCAGGACACCGCcagcaaagaggaagagaagaagaagaagaaggaggaagtgaGCAGAGAGCTGAACAACACACTGAGCGTCATCCag GATGCCAGTGCCAGAGTGGAGAACTACGTCTTCCACATGTTCCGCTACTATAACTTTGGCCGCATGAGGAAGAGCGCCGActacttcctgctgctgtccaACTCGCACTACATCACCTGGATGTCGACGGCCCTCAGCCTCCTCATCGTCACCTGCGGCTacctgcagctcctcttcctcaagAGGCTCTTCGTCACCAAGAGCGGCGCCGAAGACGAGAAGCCGCGCTGCTGA
- the LOC139201129 gene encoding tumor necrosis factor ligand superfamily member 6-like: protein MSSSRRHTMEVLDGPAEPPRPPPGRWRSRVDRQTLLVLLVSVALCGVAVEAAFIYRLYRSEPVTSASSGRLTAGECAPTPSMRASLDIVPSKPVAHLTDGQDVVHGDQTMAWSLDADPLLHQMDYRGGALVVQNHGFYFVYSKVSFSDGGPFHHSVQLRTSRLTGGAVPLLASRHSLPFQHLRHSSSYLGGVFLLYKDDTLSVKVSNTSRILRHKSVENFFGVFVI, encoded by the exons ATGTCCAGCAGCCGGCGTCACACCATGGAGGTGTTGGACGGCCCTGCAGAGCCCCCCCGGCCCCCCCCAGGGCGGTGGAGGTCCAGGGTGGACCGACAGACCCTACTGGTCCTGCTGGTGAGCGTGGCGTTGTGCGGCGTGGCCGTTGAAGCCGCCTTCATCTACCGGCTGTACCGCTCCGAGCCT GTCACATCAGCGTCGTCCGGTCGGCTCACTGCAG GTGAATGtgcccccaccccctccatGAGAGCCAGTCTAGATATCGTTCCTTCCAAACCGGTTGCCCACCTGACAG ACGGTCAGGACGTTGTTCATGGAGACCAAACCATGGCCTGGAGCCTGGACGCagaccccctcctccaccagaTGGACTACAGGGGCGGCGCTCTGGTCGTTCAGAACCACGGTTTCTACTTCGTCTACTCCAAGGTGTCCTTCTCAGACGGCGGCCCGTTCCACCACTCGGTCCAGCTGAGAACCAGCCGGCTCACAGGAGGGGCCGTCCCCCTGCTGGCCTCCAGACACTCACTGCCCTTCCAACACTTGAGGCACTCCAGCAGTTACCTGGGGGGGGTCTTTCTCCTCTACAAAGACGACACCCTGTCCGTCAAAGTGAGCAACACCTCCAGGATCTTGCGGCACAAATCTGTTGAGAACTTTTTCGGTGTGTTTGTGATATAA
- the ankrd27 gene encoding ankyrin repeat domain-containing protein 27, with the protein MAVYDENLLKNPFYVALEKQRPDLCSRVAEQRGIVLVPCCGSLTASSFSDSQFDSYVLQPVEDGYRTVDGKEVRIQDRQVLLGSGPPAPVCVPILFEETFYNDQEQSYSILCVSRPLEEEPGPAEPGPPPPYCLKSLEDVREFLGRHGQKLDKLIQGFCQTFREQERKGLRHHIDSVNGLYTRCLQCLLRDSRLKVLAKQELQMTLLKQAVEIYVHHGIHDLIFNFVGTLEASQDAAFNKTSRSLQELQQKDLGVKPEFSINLSRAKRELSQLNQQTSPLLKLLCLRRVALTATQTPRRSVSIEAVCADDLLSVVLYLLVKTEIPNWMANLSYIRNFCFSHSSKDELSYCLSTFEAAVEFINLGRLQDTHTGSGRLNDKTLFKERMSLLSQSAAAPIHRLFEHIANGSETEVDHLLSEGEISEDVRMCHPLCSCDLCDLQLSGRLNDPSIITPFSRDDRGYTPLHVAAICGQSQLIDLLVCKGAPVNATDYHALTPLHLACQRGYQGVTLLLLHYKANADAQDNNGNTPLHLACMYGHEDCVKALVYYDVQTCRLDLQNDKGDTALHMAARWGYEGIIQVLLENGASTDVLNKNKDSPLQCALNSKILVLLRSTQNGRRLSGSGADSPSRSPQASDCSSRRSSVSSTSSLSSEAKPEGERVRHREVEKLLRAVADGDVEMVRYLLEWMDEDEEDEGDLRSEVLLCHPLCQCPSCAPTQKLSALQAGALGVNSCNVDGFTPLHVAALHGHSALAALLIRHGANVNGRTNQSATPLHLACQNSHVQVVRILLECNAKLNKKDHYGNTPLIHTCLCGNLETATVLLQSNALVNVVNLQGNTALHEAVRGGHQALVELLLRGGASPGLRNKRQRTPLDCAYELGGKNTEILRALQKASGLSPDDEPIKLLSVPKGALAHSLVQRLRLQDPAPRRQKLAQSISRMQQMKKGSSGAPPGRSAPNQVNPDRMRLRRGETVEVSSPSARLRERPLGRCHTVDGGEHAPPRAPAPAEHGDDGREVSPPSSSDARASNSPEAPPTLSPTTYCASHAPAEPSGSAHPLNGAPESPDDRTPSECQQGECAPPVAAGQSDADPTPETNEGGRD; encoded by the exons ATGGCTGTGTATGATGAGAACCTCCTGAAGAACCCGTTCTACGTGGCTCTGGAGAAGCAGAGGCCGGACCTCTGCAGCCGAGTGGCCGAGCAGCGCGGCATC GTTCTGGTTCCTTGTTGTGGGAGTTTGACGGCCAGCAGCTTCTCAGACTCTCAGTTCGACAGCTATGTCCTGCAGCCGGTGGAGGACGGGTACCGCACGGTGGATGGAAAG GAGGTCAGGATCCAGGACAGGCAGGTCCTGCTGGGGTCCGGCCCCCCGGCGCCGGTGTGCGTCCCCATCCTGTTCGAGGAGACCTTCTACAACGACCAGGAGCAGAGCTACAGCATCCTGTGTGTCTCCCGGCCCCTGGAGGAGGAGCCCGGCCCGGCCGAGCCCGGCCCCCCGCCCCCCTACTGCCTGAAGAGCCTGGAGGACGTCAGGGAGTTCCTGGGACGGCACGGCCAGAAACTGGACAAGCTGATCCAGGGCTTCTGTCAGACcttcagggagcaggagaggaagggcCTCCGACACCACATA GACTCGGTGAACGGCCTTTACACCAGATGTCTGCAGTGTCTCCTCAGAGACTCTCGCCTG AAAGTTCTGGCGAAGCAGGAGCTCCAGATGACTCTCCTCAAACAGGCCGTCgag aTCTACGTCCATCATGGCATCCATGATTTAATTTTCAACTTTGTGGGAACGCTGGAGGCCAGCCAG GACGCCGCCTTCAACAAAACCAGCAGGAGtctgcaggagctgcagcagaaggacCTGGGAGTCAAACCGGAGTTCAG TATAAACTTGTCTCGGGCAAAGAGAGAGCTGAGTCAGCTCAACCAGCAGACCTCCCCCCTCCTCAAACTGCTCTGCCTGCGTAGAGTCGCCCTGACGGCCACCCAGACCCCCCGGCGCTCAG TCAGCATCGAGGCTGTGTGTGCAGACGACCTGCTGTCTGTCGTTCTCTACCTGCTGGTGAAGACGGAGATCCCCAACTG gATGGCCAACCTGAGCTACATCAGGAACTTCTGCTTCAGCCACTCCAGTAAGGACGAGCTCAGCTACTGTCTGAGCACCTTCGAGGCCGCCGTGGAGTTCATCAACCTGGGGAGGCTGCAGGACACGCACACC ggCTCCGGACGGCTCAACGACAAGACGCTGTTCAAAGAGAGGATGAGTCTGCTGTCTCAGAGCGCCGCCGCTCCCATCCACCGTCTGTTTGAG cacaTAGCGAATGGAAGTGAGACAGAGGTCGACCATCTgctgagtgaaggagagatcagTGAGGACGTCAGGATGTGTCATCCCCTCTGCTCctgtgacctctgtgacctccAGCTGtctgg ACGGCTGAACGACCCGTCCATCATCACTCCGTTCTCCAGAGACGACCGAGGTTACACTCCACTGCACGTTGCTGCGATCTGCG gtcAGTCCCAGCTGATCGACCTGCTGGTGTGTAAAGGAGCGCCGGTCAACGCCACAGACTACCACGCCCTCACACCGCTGCACCTGGCCTGTCAGCGGGGATACCAGGGAGTGacg ctgctgctgctgcactacAAGGCCAACGCGGACGCTCAGGACAACAACGGCAACACGCCGCTGCACCTCGCCTGCATGTACGGACACGAGGAC TGCGTGAAGGCGTTGGTGTACTACGACGTCCAAACGTGCCGCCTGGACCTGCAGAACGACAAAGGCGACACGGCGCTGCACATGGCGGCCCGGTGGGGCTACGAGGGGATCATCCAGGTGCTGCTGGAGAACGGGGCGAGCACCGACGTCCTCAACAAGAACAAAGACTCGCCGCTGCAGTGCGCCCTCAACTCCAAG ATCCTCGTGTTGCTGCGGTCGACTCAGAACGGCCGGCGGCTCAGCGGCAGCGGAGCCGAC TCCCCCAGCCGCTCCCCTCAGGCCTCAGACTGCAGCAGCCGGCGCTCCTCCGTCTCCAGCACCTCCTCCCTGAGCTCCGAGGCCAAACCAGAGGGAGAACGGGTCCGCCACCGCGAG GTGGAGAAGCTGCTGCGAGCCGTGGCAGACGGAGACGTGGAGATG GTGCGTTACCTGCTGGAGTGgatggatgaggatgaggaggatgaaggagatCTTCGGTCCGAGGTCCTGCTCTGCCACCCTCTGTGTCAGTGTCCGAGCTGTGCCCCCACTCAGAAG CTGTCCGCCCTGCAGGCCGGCGCTCTCGGCGTTAACAGCTGTAACGTTGACGGTTTCACGCCGCTCCACGTCGCCGCCCTGCACGGACACTCGGCGCTCGCAGCCCTGCTGATCCGCCACGGAGCCAACGTCAACGGCCGCACCAACCAGAGCGCCACGCCGCTCCACCTGGCCTGCCAGAACAGCCACGTCCAG gtgGTGAGGATTCTGCTTGAGTGCAACGCCAAACTGAACAAGAAGGATCACTATGGGAACACACCTCTGATCCACACCTGTCTCTGTGGAAACCTGGAAACCGCCACCGTCCTGCTACAG agcaACGCTCTGGTGAATGTGGTGAACCTTCAGGGCAACACGGCGCTCCATGAGGCAGTGCGGGGGGGTCACCAGGCGCTGGTAGAGCTTCTGCTGAGGGGCGGGGCCTCGCCGGGCCTCAGGAACAAGAGACAGAGGACGCCGCTGGACTGCGCCTACGAACTGGGCGGCAAG AACACTGAGATCCTGCGGGCTCTGCAGAAGGCGTCTGGACTGTCTCCTGATGACGAGCCAATCAAACTGCTCTCTGTGCCCAAAGGAGCTCTGG ctcaCTCACTGGTGCAGCGTCTGAGGCTCCAGGACCCCGCCCCCCGCAGACAGAAGCTGGCTCAGTCCATCAGCAG GATGCAGCAGATGAAGAAAGGCTCCTCCGGTGCCCCCCCCGGGCGCTCGGCCCCGAACCAG GTGAATCCAGACCGGATGAGGTTGAGGCGGGGGGAGACGGTGGAGGTCAGCAGCCCCTCGGCGAGGCTCCGAGAGCGCCCCCTGGGCCGCTGTCACACCGTGGACGGAGGAGAGCACGCGCCCCCGCGCGCTCCGGCCCCCGCCGAGCACGGAGACGACGGTCGTGAGGTTTCACCGCCTTCCTCCTCTGACGCACGCGCCAGTAACTCGCCCGAAGCCCCTCCCACGCTCTCTCCAACCACTTACTGTGCTTCGCACGCCCCCGCCGAGCCGTCAGGCTCCGCCCACCCTCTGAACGGAGCGCCGGAGTCACCTGACGACCGGACGCCATCTGAGTGCCAACAGGGAGAGTGTGCCCCCCCCGTCGCGGCCGGTCAGAGCGACGCCGACCCCACGCCTGAGACGAATGAAGGCGGCCGCGACTGA